The proteins below are encoded in one region of Tomitella fengzijianii:
- a CDS encoding TetR/AcrR family transcriptional regulator, with protein sequence MTPATAPPAPGARTTRTAATRAAIMTAAERLFAERGVSAVSNRQVGEAAGQANNTAVAYHFGTKTDLIRAIIRKHAQDIEARRTPMLASVRGSADIRDWIRCLVLPSTEHFAALGAPSWYARFNAQVMTDPALRALIYEDALSSASLQENLMGLRATADAIPPRIRRTRADMARQLLVHMCSERERDLDLAADTDGAGRWHWAGTTVNDDAGTWEELATDLVDALTGLWTAPISR encoded by the coding sequence ATGACCCCCGCGACCGCCCCGCCCGCTCCCGGCGCGCGCACCACCCGCACCGCCGCCACCCGCGCCGCCATCATGACGGCGGCCGAGCGGCTCTTCGCCGAGCGCGGCGTCTCCGCGGTGTCCAACCGGCAGGTGGGCGAGGCCGCCGGGCAGGCGAACAACACCGCCGTCGCGTACCACTTCGGCACCAAGACCGACCTGATCCGGGCGATCATCCGCAAGCACGCACAGGACATCGAGGCCAGGCGGACACCGATGCTCGCGAGCGTCCGAGGCTCCGCGGACATCCGGGACTGGATCCGGTGCCTGGTCCTCCCGTCCACGGAGCATTTCGCCGCACTCGGCGCACCCTCCTGGTACGCGCGCTTCAACGCGCAGGTGATGACCGACCCCGCCCTGCGCGCCCTCATCTACGAGGACGCGCTCTCGTCGGCGTCGCTCCAGGAGAACCTCATGGGCCTGCGCGCCACGGCCGACGCGATCCCGCCCCGGATCCGGCGCACCCGCGCCGACATGGCACGCCAACTCCTGGTGCACATGTGCTCCGAGAGGGAACGGGACCTGGACTTGGCCGCCGACACCGACGGCGCGGGGCGATGGCACTGGGCCGGCACCACCGTCAATGACGACGCCGGGACATGGGAGGAGCTCGCCACCGACCTCGTCGATGCGCTCACGGGCCTGTGGACCGCGCCCATCTCCCGCTGA